Genomic window (Bacteroidota bacterium):
TGCATTGTGGACGAACAGTTATTGTTTCCGGGAAGCATAAGGCCCGGGACCACACAGTTTCCTGCATTATGGGATTATGCGGACGGGGTTGATACTATGGAATTTCTTCTTAACCGGAATTGAAGTTTAGGGATAAAAGCAAAATTGTTAACATTGCAGGAAAATCCTGAGACATGATTGGAAAAACCGTGATCGTTACCGGAGCTTCATCAGGAATTGGCAGGGCTCTGGCTTTTGAAATGGCCGCAAGAAAGGCAAAGGTGGTGATTGTTGCCCGCAATCGTGAGAAGCTTGAAGCCGTTGAAAACGAATTAAAGGCAACAGGGACAGAGGTGCTTGCCCTTACTGCCGATGTAAGCATTGAGGATGATTGCCGCAGGTTGGTTGAAGAAACAGTTAAGAGATTCGGTGGAATTGATGTGCTGATTAACAATGCCGGACTCTCTATGCGTGCTCTATTCCTGGAAACAGACCTGCAGGTCATACGCAGGCTTATGGATGTGAACTTCTGGGGAACGGTTTATTGCACAAAGTTTGCATTGCCATATCTGCTTGCCTCAAAGGGTAGTGTTGTGGGGGTTTCTTCTATAGCCGGGTATAAAGGTCTTCCAGGAAGGACAGGCTATTCCGCCTCCAAATTTGCCATGCACGGGTTCCTGGAAACCCTGAGAATAGAAAACCTTAAAACCGGGTTGCACGTGCTGATCGCTTGTCCGGGCTTTACAGCCTCCAACATCCGGAATACAGCACTGAACGGGAAAGGAAACATGCAGGGGGAATCACCCCGTGAAGAAGATAAGATGATGAGCGCAGAAGAAGTTGCCGTCCATATAGCCAGGGCCATTGAAAAAAGAAAAAAAACGCTTATCCTGACCCGTCAGGGAAAGCTTACCGTTTTTTTAAACAAATTTTTCCCCGGTTTCATGGATAAAATGGTTTACAAGCACATGGCTAAGGAGCCGGATTCTCCCTTCAAATAAGGGATTGTTAATAAGTTTTTATAAGGATGATAATTTTTTCTTGAATCATTTTTAAAAAATCAGATATTTACGAACGGTTTTATCATAAACGTAAAACCGTTTTCGTGGTTAA
Coding sequences:
- a CDS encoding SDR family oxidoreductase yields the protein MIGKTVIVTGASSGIGRALAFEMAARKAKVVIVARNREKLEAVENELKATGTEVLALTADVSIEDDCRRLVEETVKRFGGIDVLINNAGLSMRALFLETDLQVIRRLMDVNFWGTVYCTKFALPYLLASKGSVVGVSSIAGYKGLPGRTGYSASKFAMHGFLETLRIENLKTGLHVLIACPGFTASNIRNTALNGKGNMQGESPREEDKMMSAEEVAVHIARAIEKRKKTLILTRQGKLTVFLNKFFPGFMDKMVYKHMAKEPDSPFK